The nucleotide window TGCCGTTGGGTTTGCTGGCCTGGTGGCTCGCCTATCGCTATCTGGCTGAGGATGCACGCCGCACGACGCCGCGCCCGGGCTTTGACCACGCAGGCACACTGGTGCTGGCGTTGACGCTGACGGCTTATGCCTTGGCAATGACGCTGGGACGCGGCCATTTTGGCGGGCTTAACGTGGGATTGCTGCTGGCGGCGCTGGCGGGTGCGATCGTGTTTGCGGTGGTGCAGGGCAGGGCACCGGCGCCGCTGGTGCAACTGGCGCTGTTGCGTCAACCACGACTCATTGCCAGCCTGATCATGAGTGCAGTGGTCGCATGCGTGATGATGACGACCTTCGTGGTCGGTCCGTTTTATCTGTCCCACGGGTTGGGGTTGGCGGCAACGCTGGTGGGGCTGACGATGTCGGTAGGGCCGTTGTCATCGGCATTTTCGGGGGTACCGGCGGGACGCCTCGTGGATCGTTTTGGTGCGCAACGCATGACGATCGTTGGCCTGAGCGGCATGTCACTCGGTGCGGGTTTGCTGGCGTGCATGCCGTTGCGTTTCGGGGTGCTGGGTTATCTGGCACCGCTGGTGCTGATGACGATCCATTACGCCACGTTTCAGGGGGCCAACAATACGGCCGTAATGCGCCAGATCGACCCGGCGCAGCGGGGTGTCGTCGCCGGCATGCTGAGCCTGTCACGCAACCTCGGCCTGATTACCGGTGTGTCGGTGATGGGCGCGGTGTTCAGTGCCGCGAGTGGGAGCGTGGCGTTGGAAGAGGCTTCGGCCCAATCCATCAGCGGGGGCATGCGCGTGACGTTTGCAGTGGCAGCGGTGATGTTGATTGGGGGGTTGGTGATGGCGGTGAGGGTAGGGAGGAAGGTGAGACAGGCGCCTCACGGGGCGTGATGTTTCGCAAGTTGGGGGGAATGAAGGTTAGGCATTGAAAGGTCGCCATCGCTACCGTGACTAGGAACAGTTGGCTAAGGACACTGGAGTACCTGTTACACTGCGCCAGTTCGCGAGTCGCCTCAGCTCCAGTCATCTGCTCACCTGTTGACCATAGCTTGTGTTGTGCAACCCACGGTCAGTATCTCAAGCGAAAGCATTGCCACGTAGCGGCGAAAAGCCTTAGGGCCGTCGGTGTGGCGCTTGAATTCGCCCTCCAACGTTGGCCCCCAGAGGGAAAACTCACCGTGAAACGCCTCAGCCTCGCGCTCATCGTGGCGTTGCTACGCGTATTGTCCGTACTGCCGTATCCGTTGGTCGCAAGGCTCGGGATGGTGGTCGGTACAGTCCTGTATGCACTCCCGAGCCGCCGCAAGCATATCGTCCTCGTCAATCTGCGTCTTTGCTTCCCCGACAAGACCAGCGCCGAACATCAAACGCTCGCCAGAACCCACTTCCGCCATGTCGTTCGCAGCTATCTTGAGCGCGGCATCCAGTGGTTCGGCAGCGCCAAGTCGATCCAGAATATCGTTCAGCTCGACAGC belongs to Pandoraea norimbergensis and includes:
- a CDS encoding MFS transporter — its product is MQPKTVTVPPSTLPPVAATTRMALAALCLSMLMSSLDTSIANVSLPTLAQVFGASFQAVQWVVLAYLLAITSLIVSAGRLGDMVGRRRLLLVGIGLFTVASIGCGLATNLPLLIAARALQGVGGAVMMALTMAMVGATVPKERTGSAMGLLGTMSAAGTSLGPSLSGIVIGAAGWRAIFLIQVPLGLLAWWLAYRYLAEDARRTTPRPGFDHAGTLVLALTLTAYALAMTLGRGHFGGLNVGLLLAALAGAIVFAVVQGRAPAPLVQLALLRQPRLIASLIMSAVVACVMMTTFVVGPFYLSHGLGLAATLVGLTMSVGPLSSAFSGVPAGRLVDRFGAQRMTIVGLSGMSLGAGLLACMPLRFGVLGYLAPLVLMTIHYATFQGANNTAVMRQIDPAQRGVVAGMLSLSRNLGLITGVSVMGAVFSAASGSVALEEASAQSISGGMRVTFAVAAVMLIGGLVMAVRVGRKVRQAPHGA